The proteins below come from a single Iocasia fonsfrigidae genomic window:
- a CDS encoding MFS transporter: MQLFILLIIIYISFISLGLPDSLLGSAWPVMYKDLSVVVSYAGIIAMIIAAGTVISSFLSTRFIKRYGTGMVTIISVAMTALALIGFGLSHSFIFLLLFAIPLGLGAGSVDAALNNFVALHYEAKHMNWLHCFWGVGATVGPVIMSYWLVQNNNWNMGYITIGIIQSILVIALLTSLPIWKKAVTDKNKKQENDSNSNETNDIQTLSLHEILKIPKSKTVLLAFFSYCALELTTGLWASSYAVNNYGVLSEVAAVWTSVYYLGITLGRFVSGFVSIKFSNKQLIRIGLSSIFLGILLFILPLPLWKIPSGLTLIGVGCAPIYPSMLHQTPKVFGNELSQAMMGVQMAFAYIGSTFMPPFFGLIAGYIGISLFPFFILILAFIMLVSIEIVNSKIAANQ, from the coding sequence ATGCAATTGTTTATTTTACTTATAATTATTTATATTTCTTTTATTAGTCTTGGATTACCTGATTCGCTGCTAGGTTCTGCCTGGCCGGTAATGTATAAAGATTTATCTGTAGTTGTTTCATATGCAGGAATAATAGCAATGATAATTGCAGCAGGTACAGTCATATCTAGCTTTTTAAGTACAAGGTTTATAAAAAGATATGGAACCGGTATGGTAACAATAATTAGTGTAGCAATGACGGCTCTTGCCTTGATAGGATTTGGGTTATCACATTCTTTTATCTTTTTACTGCTGTTTGCAATTCCCCTTGGGTTAGGTGCTGGATCAGTTGATGCTGCTCTGAATAATTTTGTTGCTTTGCATTATGAGGCTAAACATATGAACTGGTTACATTGTTTCTGGGGAGTAGGAGCAACAGTAGGGCCGGTAATTATGTCATATTGGCTGGTTCAGAATAATAACTGGAATATGGGTTATATAACAATTGGTATTATACAGAGTATTCTGGTTATTGCCCTTCTAACATCACTTCCAATATGGAAGAAAGCGGTAACAGATAAAAATAAGAAACAAGAAAATGATAGTAATAGTAATGAGACTAATGATATACAAACCCTTTCACTGCATGAAATTCTTAAAATTCCCAAATCAAAGACAGTTTTACTGGCTTTCTTTTCTTACTGTGCGTTAGAATTAACTACAGGACTCTGGGCTAGTAGCTATGCTGTGAATAATTATGGGGTATTATCAGAAGTTGCAGCAGTCTGGACTTCAGTATATTACCTGGGTATAACACTTGGGCGTTTTGTGTCCGGGTTTGTATCTATTAAGTTTTCAAATAAACAACTAATCCGAATTGGACTGAGTAGTATTTTTCTTGGAATATTGCTCTTTATACTTCCGTTACCTTTATGGAAAATTCCCTCTGGTTTAACTCTGATAGGTGTCGGATGTGCACCTATTTACCCTAGTATGCTTCATCAGACCCCAAAGGTATTTGGTAATGAACTTTCACAGGCAATGATGGGAGTTCAGATGGCTTTTGCTTATATTGGTTCTACCTTCATGCCGCCTTTCTTCGGTTTAATTGCTGGATATATTGGAATTTCATTATTTCCTTTCTTTATATTGATATTGGCTTTTATCATGTTAGTTTCTATAGAGATAGTAAATAGCAAAATTGCCGCTAATCAATAA
- a CDS encoding MarR family winged helix-turn-helix transcriptional regulator, with protein sequence MNDQEVGMVVHSLTKLIRRHLENSINFQYAKSITGTNGWIIAYLAENRDKDIFQKDLEEKFSVTRSTISKVVKLMEQKGLIARCSVPDDARLKKLMLTSQALTLHNAIKDDIKNLEATLTRGFTQEEIDNFFSYIERMKSNLAE encoded by the coding sequence ATGAATGATCAAGAAGTTGGTATGGTGGTTCATTCACTGACAAAGCTCATCAGGCGCCATCTTGAAAATTCAATCAACTTTCAATATGCAAAGAGCATTACAGGTACCAATGGCTGGATTATTGCTTATCTTGCTGAAAACCGTGATAAAGATATTTTTCAAAAAGACCTGGAAGAGAAATTTTCTGTTACCAGATCAACCATATCAAAGGTAGTTAAGTTGATGGAACAGAAGGGATTAATTGCACGCTGTAGTGTCCCAGATGATGCCCGACTGAAAAAACTTATGCTTACATCCCAGGCGTTAACCCTGCATAATGCTATCAAGGATGACATCAAAAATCTGGAAGCTACTCTGACCCGTGGATTTACACAGGAGGAAATTGATAATTTTTTTTCATATATAGAGAGAATGAAGTCTAATTTG